The proteins below come from a single Tenuifilum thalassicum genomic window:
- a CDS encoding cytochrome ubiquinol oxidase subunit I: MEHFDLSLVNWSRAQFALTAMYHWIFVPLTLGLAFIMAFMETLYYKTGDEEWKRITKFWMTLFGINFAIGVATGIILEFEFGTNWSNYSWFVGDIFGAPLAIEGIMAFFMESTFIAVMFFGWNKVSKKFHLISTWLVALGANLSALWILVANAWMQYPAGMNFNPDTARNEMQNFWEVLFSPVAVNKFLHTITSGYVLAALFVIGISAWYLLKGRNILLAKRSIIVASVFGLITSIFLALTGDGSAYQVAQKQPMKLAAMEGLYEGTEGAPLVVVGALTPGKEFNDEKDPFIFRIQIPKLLSFLGYRSGDAFVPGVKDIIEGGYTYTDKNGKQKVALSAEQKIQRGKIAIQALADYRNAKDAGDTAAMEYNRKLLDENFEYFGYGYLNDPKSIIPNVPLTFYSFHIMVALGFLFIAFFALMLYLIYFKGYNINKWLLRLGIIMVPLAYIASQAGWIVAEVGRQPWVIQDILPTVAAVSRIDASAVQVTFFLFFAIFTTLLIAELKIMFTQIKKGPKDGGK, from the coding sequence ATGGAACACTTCGACCTATCGTTAGTAAACTGGTCGAGGGCACAATTCGCCCTTACGGCCATGTATCACTGGATTTTTGTTCCGCTAACCTTAGGGTTGGCGTTTATCATGGCGTTTATGGAAACGCTCTACTACAAGACTGGTGACGAGGAGTGGAAACGAATTACCAAGTTCTGGATGACCCTCTTCGGAATCAACTTTGCCATTGGTGTGGCTACTGGGATTATCCTAGAGTTTGAGTTTGGCACCAACTGGAGCAACTACTCCTGGTTTGTGGGCGATATTTTTGGTGCACCCCTGGCCATTGAGGGCATTATGGCATTCTTTATGGAGTCGACCTTTATTGCCGTAATGTTTTTTGGCTGGAATAAGGTTAGCAAGAAATTCCACCTGATTTCAACCTGGTTGGTAGCACTAGGTGCAAACCTTTCAGCGCTATGGATTCTGGTTGCTAATGCATGGATGCAATATCCTGCAGGCATGAACTTTAATCCCGACACCGCTCGGAACGAGATGCAAAACTTCTGGGAGGTTCTCTTCTCGCCAGTTGCCGTTAACAAGTTCCTGCATACCATTACGTCGGGCTATGTGCTTGCCGCGCTGTTTGTTATTGGTATTAGCGCATGGTACCTGTTAAAAGGACGGAATATACTACTTGCCAAACGTAGCATAATTGTTGCCTCGGTGTTTGGACTAATAACTTCAATATTTTTAGCGCTTACAGGCGATGGTTCGGCCTACCAGGTAGCACAAAAACAACCCATGAAGTTGGCTGCCATGGAGGGTTTATATGAAGGAACCGAAGGGGCACCACTTGTAGTAGTTGGTGCACTAACTCCAGGTAAAGAGTTCAACGATGAAAAAGACCCATTTATTTTCCGTATTCAAATCCCTAAACTGCTTTCGTTCTTAGGTTACCGTTCGGGCGATGCCTTTGTACCAGGAGTAAAAGACATTATAGAAGGAGGTTACACCTACACCGATAAGAATGGTAAACAAAAGGTTGCCCTCTCGGCCGAACAGAAAATTCAGCGTGGTAAAATTGCCATTCAGGCTCTGGCCGATTACCGTAACGCAAAGGATGCTGGCGATACCGCAGCAATGGAATACAATAGAAAGCTACTTGACGAAAACTTTGAATACTTTGGCTATGGCTACCTTAACGACCCCAAGAGCATAATACCCAACGTTCCTCTAACATTCTACAGCTTCCATATCATGGTTGCATTAGGTTTTCTGTTCATTGCCTTCTTTGCACTTATGCTTTATCTCATCTACTTTAAAGGTTATAACATTAACAAGTGGTTGCTTCGACTAGGCATCATCATGGTTCCTTTAGCTTACATTGCTAGCCAGGCAGGCTGGATAGTTGCCGAGGTTGGTCGTCAACCCTGGGTTATACAGGATATACTGCCTACCGTTGCAGCAGTATCGCGTATCGATGCAAGCGCAGTGCAGGTGACGTTCTTCCTATTCTTTGCAATCTTCACCACGCTGCTCATTGCCGAGTTGAAAATAATGTTCACACAAATTAAAAAAGGACCTAAAGATGGAGGGAAATAG
- a CDS encoding cytochrome d ubiquinol oxidase subunit II yields MVDTTYILLQHYWWFIISLLGALLVFLLFVQGGQTLIYTLGKTEMERTMLINALGRKWEFTFTTLVTFGGAFFASFPLFYSTSFGGAYWVWMAILFCFVIQAVSYEYRSKPNNFLGPKTFEIFLFINGLLGTVLLGTAVATFFTGSEFSVAKINLTNLSNPVISSWETPWHGLEAALNLHNLSLGLAVFFLARVLAILYFMNSIDHDEIFARAKKQLIYNAIPFLVFFLTFVIWLLIRDGFALNPETNEIFMQEHKYLLNLIQMPIVLVLFLAGVVLVIWGIAKSILKTYTKGIWFAGIGTVLTVLSLFLIAGYNNTAYYPSTFNLQHSLTIFNSSSSKFTLTVMSVVSILVPFVVAYIWYAWKSINNKKIDEEEMKNETHVY; encoded by the coding sequence ATGGTTGACACAACATACATTCTACTTCAGCACTACTGGTGGTTTATCATATCGCTGCTTGGTGCATTACTGGTTTTCCTTCTTTTTGTCCAAGGAGGACAAACCCTAATCTACACGCTTGGAAAAACCGAAATGGAACGCACCATGCTAATAAACGCACTAGGCCGTAAATGGGAGTTTACGTTTACTACACTAGTCACTTTTGGAGGTGCATTTTTTGCTTCGTTTCCGCTGTTCTACTCAACAAGTTTTGGAGGAGCCTACTGGGTTTGGATGGCCATTCTATTCTGCTTTGTAATTCAAGCGGTATCGTACGAATACAGGAGTAAACCAAACAATTTCCTTGGCCCTAAAACATTTGAAATCTTCCTTTTCATTAATGGGCTGCTAGGTACAGTTCTTCTTGGAACAGCCGTTGCCACATTCTTTACTGGTTCGGAGTTTTCTGTAGCCAAAATCAATCTAACCAACCTCTCAAATCCTGTAATTTCATCGTGGGAAACCCCCTGGCATGGTTTAGAGGCTGCATTAAACCTGCACAACCTTTCGCTTGGCTTGGCTGTGTTCTTCCTAGCAAGAGTTCTTGCCATTCTGTACTTTATGAATAGCATTGACCATGATGAGATTTTTGCTCGTGCAAAAAAACAGCTGATTTACAACGCAATACCATTCCTAGTATTCTTTTTGACCTTCGTAATTTGGCTTCTTATTCGCGATGGATTTGCGTTAAACCCCGAAACCAACGAAATATTCATGCAGGAGCATAAATATCTGCTTAACCTAATACAAATGCCAATTGTGCTAGTGCTTTTCTTAGCCGGAGTTGTACTTGTTATTTGGGGAATTGCAAAATCAATCCTAAAAACCTACACAAAAGGGATATGGTTTGCTGGAATTGGAACAGTATTAACCGTTCTTTCCCTTTTCCTAATTGCTGGTTACAACAACACGGCCTACTATCCATCTACATTCAACCTACAACACTCCCTAACAATTTTCAATAGCTCGTCGAGCAAGTTTACGCTAACGGTTATGAGCGTTGTATCAATTCTAGTACCATTTGTAGTTGCTTACATCTGGTATGCTTGGAAAAGCATCAACAATAAAAAGATTGATGAGGAGGAAATGAAAAACGAAACTCACGTTTACTAA
- a CDS encoding bifunctional 3-deoxy-7-phosphoheptulonate synthase/chorismate mutase type II: protein MIDIVPLTEWGLGFEFPLLIAGPCSAESEEQVLATAKELAADGRVKIFRAGVWKPRTRPGGFEGLGEQALKWLKRVKSETGLSVAVEVAMPQHVELALEYAIDVVWLGARTTANPFLVEQLAAALSGANIPVLVKNPVTPDLELWIGSIERLWRSGIKRIAAIHRGFHPYERSRLRNIPKWEIAIDLKSRIPSLPVICDPSHIAGKANLVPEIAQHALDLSMDGLMVEVHPTPLQALSDAMQQLTPRAFINMIDNLNFHFTTSTDYRFIDFLEQVRNRIDSIDQQIIELLAARMKLVEQIGEYKRTNNVSIFQLRRWENILKSRIECGKRLGLDEEYIKNLLQLVHKESIKKQAEILRGNQPNKKE, encoded by the coding sequence ATAATCGACATAGTACCACTTACCGAATGGGGATTGGGTTTTGAGTTCCCGCTTCTCATTGCCGGGCCATGTAGCGCCGAAAGCGAGGAGCAAGTATTAGCCACTGCAAAAGAACTAGCAGCCGATGGCCGAGTTAAGATTTTTCGGGCTGGCGTATGGAAACCTCGAACACGCCCTGGAGGGTTTGAAGGGCTAGGTGAGCAAGCGCTAAAATGGCTTAAAAGGGTTAAGAGCGAAACAGGTCTTTCCGTTGCAGTAGAAGTAGCCATGCCCCAACATGTTGAGCTTGCACTAGAGTATGCGATTGATGTGGTTTGGTTAGGAGCCCGTACAACCGCTAATCCCTTTTTAGTAGAACAGCTTGCAGCTGCTCTATCGGGTGCAAACATCCCTGTATTGGTTAAGAATCCTGTAACACCTGACTTAGAACTTTGGATTGGCAGCATTGAACGCCTTTGGCGTTCGGGTATCAAAAGGATAGCAGCAATACACCGTGGATTTCATCCATACGAACGCTCACGGTTACGGAATATTCCCAAATGGGAAATTGCAATTGACCTGAAAAGTCGAATACCTAGCCTACCCGTAATTTGCGACCCAAGCCACATTGCAGGTAAAGCCAATCTTGTTCCGGAAATTGCCCAACACGCCCTTGACCTTTCCATGGATGGTTTAATGGTAGAGGTCCACCCTACCCCCCTTCAAGCTCTTAGCGATGCCATGCAACAGCTTACACCCAGGGCATTTATTAACATGATTGATAACCTCAACTTCCATTTCACCACATCAACCGACTACAGATTTATCGATTTTCTTGAACAGGTTAGAAATAGAATTGATTCAATCGATCAGCAAATAATTGAGCTGTTAGCAGCAAGAATGAAACTGGTTGAGCAGATTGGTGAGTACAAGCGAACTAACAATGTTTCGATTTTTCAGCTCCGCCGCTGGGAGAATATTCTTAAATCGCGAATAGAATGCGGAAAGCGATTAGGGCTCGATGAGGAATATATTAAAAACCTGCTTCAGCTGGTTCATAAGGAATCCATAAAGAAGCAGGCCGAAATATTACGAGGAAATCAGCCTAATAAAAAGGAATAG
- the purS gene encoding phosphoribosylformylglycinamidine synthase subunit PurS, which translates to MMKFLAEINVMPLKALLDPQGKAVNATLHGIGFNEVSNVRIGKHINLEIEAASKEIAMEKVTEICSKVLSNPVMEGFDFSLTEIKE; encoded by the coding sequence ATGATGAAGTTTTTAGCCGAAATCAATGTGATGCCTTTAAAGGCACTACTCGACCCGCAAGGGAAAGCAGTAAATGCAACTCTTCATGGTATAGGTTTTAATGAGGTTTCGAATGTAAGAATTGGCAAGCATATCAACCTTGAAATTGAAGCAGCAAGCAAGGAGATTGCCATGGAAAAGGTTACCGAAATCTGCTCAAAAGTGCTTTCTAATCCTGTAATGGAAGGTTTTGATTTTAGTCTGACTGAGATAAAGGAGTAA
- a CDS encoding CDP-alcohol phosphatidyltransferase family protein, giving the protein MSNLLKYTRHIPNGITLMNLLSGCLSIVAAFEGRLELAGVFIIISGVLDFFDGFTARLIGAYTQLGKELDSLSDVVSFGVAPAVILYHLLRQSLGLTPDQSIFDGHLLLLLPFAVAVFSSLRLGLFNIDERQTSSFIGLPTPANAFLIIGLVFGANSSWENIYNPIISSSTVLIVLSVVQSFLLVCELPMFSLKIKSLKPAIAYKQLTFLVGAILLIVVFRKASLSLVIVWYVVLSVFYYLFDKLIKKQV; this is encoded by the coding sequence ATGTCGAATTTATTAAAATATACACGTCATATTCCCAACGGAATAACACTGATGAACCTTCTATCTGGATGTTTATCAATAGTTGCTGCATTTGAAGGAAGGTTGGAACTTGCCGGTGTGTTTATTATCATTTCGGGAGTGCTAGATTTTTTCGATGGCTTTACGGCTCGACTTATAGGCGCTTACACCCAGCTAGGTAAGGAACTTGATTCGCTGTCCGATGTTGTTAGCTTTGGGGTTGCTCCTGCCGTTATTCTTTACCATTTACTTCGCCAAAGTTTAGGCCTAACTCCTGATCAAAGTATCTTTGATGGCCATCTTTTATTGCTTCTCCCCTTTGCTGTTGCTGTTTTTTCATCGTTGAGGCTTGGGCTTTTTAATATCGATGAGCGTCAAACCTCATCGTTTATTGGCCTGCCTACACCTGCCAATGCTTTCCTAATTATAGGTCTGGTTTTTGGTGCAAATAGTAGCTGGGAGAATATTTACAACCCAATAATTAGCTCTTCAACTGTTTTGATTGTTTTATCAGTTGTTCAATCGTTCTTATTGGTTTGTGAGTTACCAATGTTTTCGCTTAAAATCAAATCGTTAAAACCAGCAATTGCTTACAAACAGCTTACCTTCTTGGTTGGAGCTATACTTTTAATTGTGGTTTTCAGGAAAGCATCGCTTTCGCTTGTAATAGTATGGTATGTTGTGCTGTCGGTTTTCTACTATTTGTTTGACAAGTTGATTAAAAAACAGGTCTGA
- a CDS encoding phosphatase PAP2 family protein, which yields MIEYLAKLDTELFLLLNGLHSTFWDSVMLFASGKLTWLPLYLLLIFFIARKYKWNTLWWLLAIAFVVLLADQISVHFFKNVFLRLRPCHNPDLSGLIHLVGRCGGKYGFVSSHAANTFGVAVFLSLLYKSRWASVGLIAWAAFVSYSRIYLGVHYPGDVLCGALLGSLIGSLVWKVSSSSITKQISKTKK from the coding sequence ATGATTGAATATTTAGCTAAACTCGATACTGAACTGTTCTTGCTCCTTAACGGTTTGCACAGCACCTTTTGGGATAGTGTTATGTTATTTGCATCGGGCAAGTTAACATGGTTGCCACTTTATCTGCTGCTAATATTTTTTATAGCTCGTAAGTATAAATGGAATACACTCTGGTGGCTGTTGGCAATTGCCTTTGTGGTGCTACTAGCCGATCAAATCTCGGTTCATTTTTTTAAAAATGTTTTTCTTCGACTTCGTCCGTGCCATAATCCCGATTTATCTGGATTGATTCATTTGGTCGGGCGATGTGGTGGTAAGTACGGCTTTGTATCGTCGCATGCGGCAAATACTTTTGGGGTAGCTGTGTTTCTTAGCCTGCTATATAAATCTCGTTGGGCATCGGTTGGTTTAATCGCCTGGGCAGCATTTGTTTCGTATAGCAGAATCTATTTAGGTGTCCATTATCCTGGCGATGTGCTTTGCGGTGCTTTGCTTGGTAGCTTAATTGGTTCTTTGGTTTGGAAGGTTTCTTCTAGTTCCATAACGAAACAGATATCAAAAACAAAAAAGTAA
- the obgE gene encoding GTPase ObgE, which produces MSNSNFVDYVKIFCRSGKGGAGSVHFRREKFVPKGGPDGGDGGRGGHIYLKGNAQLWTLLHLKYKRHIFAGNGQPGGGMRSTGKNGEDIYIEVPIGTVAKNAETGEVLTEITEDGQVEMIMKGGRGGLGNWHFRSATMQTPKFAQPGEPEEEGYIILELKILADVGLVGFPNAGKSTLLSVVSAAKPKIADYPFTTLVPNLGIVSYRDHKSFVMADIPGIIEGAHEGKGLGLRFLRHIERNSMLLFMVPADSEDINAQYDILVNELKMYNPELLDKKRALAITKCDLVDEQARKDIAKHLPEIPSVFISSVTGEGIDKLKDMLWNSLNE; this is translated from the coding sequence ATGTCGAATTCCAATTTTGTTGATTACGTAAAGATTTTCTGCCGTTCGGGTAAGGGTGGCGCAGGTAGTGTCCATTTTCGCAGGGAAAAATTTGTACCTAAAGGTGGCCCCGATGGCGGTGATGGTGGTCGTGGTGGTCATATATACCTGAAAGGGAATGCACAGCTATGGACTTTACTTCATTTAAAATATAAACGTCATATTTTTGCGGGTAATGGTCAACCCGGCGGTGGAATGCGAAGCACAGGCAAAAATGGCGAGGATATCTACATTGAGGTGCCTATAGGCACGGTAGCCAAAAATGCAGAAACAGGCGAAGTGCTTACAGAAATAACTGAGGATGGACAGGTTGAAATGATTATGAAGGGGGGCCGCGGAGGTTTAGGTAACTGGCATTTCCGCTCTGCAACCATGCAAACACCAAAGTTTGCTCAGCCTGGCGAACCCGAAGAAGAAGGATACATTATTCTGGAATTGAAAATTCTTGCCGATGTTGGCTTGGTTGGCTTCCCTAATGCAGGTAAATCGACGTTGCTATCGGTGGTTAGCGCTGCTAAACCTAAAATTGCCGATTATCCCTTTACCACGCTTGTCCCAAATCTGGGTATAGTTAGCTACCGCGATCATAAGTCGTTTGTTATGGCCGATATCCCTGGAATTATCGAAGGAGCTCATGAGGGCAAAGGGCTTGGTTTGCGCTTTTTGCGCCACATCGAGCGAAACTCTATGCTCCTCTTTATGGTCCCAGCCGATTCCGAAGATATTAATGCCCAGTACGATATTTTGGTGAATGAGCTTAAAATGTATAACCCAGAGCTTCTCGATAAAAAAAGGGCACTTGCTATAACCAAGTGCGATTTGGTTGACGAACAAGCAAGAAAAGATATTGCGAAGCATTTACCCGAAATACCTTCAGTATTTATCTCTTCGGTAACTGGTGAGGGAATTGATAAGCTGAAAGATATGCTTTGGAATAGCCTTAATGAATAG
- a CDS encoding adenylate kinase, whose product MLNIVLFGPPGAGKGTQSQKIIEKYKLQHLATGDMLRAAIREQSPIGKEAQKYIDKGQLVPDEMVINLIAKELENHHDVPGFVFDGFPRTTVQAKKLDEMLEAKNAPIKMMLALEVEYDELIARLLNRGKMSDRTDDQDESIIRGRLDIYNKTTLPVMDYYKAQGKYRGVNGMGTIDEIFGRICEVIDNEM is encoded by the coding sequence ATGCTTAACATTGTTCTTTTTGGCCCTCCGGGCGCAGGTAAGGGCACTCAATCCCAAAAAATTATTGAGAAATATAAGCTGCAGCATTTAGCAACTGGCGATATGCTAAGGGCTGCAATACGTGAGCAGTCGCCAATAGGGAAGGAGGCTCAGAAGTATATTGATAAGGGCCAGCTGGTTCCTGATGAGATGGTCATCAACTTAATTGCCAAAGAACTTGAAAACCATCACGATGTGCCTGGTTTTGTGTTCGATGGATTTCCACGTACCACCGTACAGGCAAAAAAACTAGATGAGATGTTGGAGGCTAAAAATGCCCCAATTAAAATGATGCTTGCCCTTGAAGTGGAGTACGACGAACTTATTGCTCGATTGCTAAACCGAGGTAAGATGAGCGACCGTACAGATGACCAGGACGAGAGTATTATTCGTGGAAGGCTCGACATTTACAACAAAACAACTCTTCCTGTTATGGATTACTACAAGGCACAGGGTAAGTATCGTGGAGTAAATGGTATGGGAACAATAGATGAGATATTTGGACGAATTTGCGAAGTGATTGATAATGAGATGTAG
- the mtnP gene encoding S-methyl-5'-thioadenosine phosphorylase, whose translation MKTIGIIGGSGLDNPDILKDAKTIEADTPYGKPTSPLKIGMIGNNRVVLIARHGLSHQFSPTEVNYRANLFALKGQSVDCIVATTACGSLRNEIERGDFVLLDQFIDFTKRRVSTFHESFANGAVHTPMADPFDAELRSHILECAKRIGVKCHPKGTVVTIEGPRFSTRAESLMFQSWGADVINMSVATEAALANELSVPYAAIAMSTDYDCWKTDEPPVSWNEILNIFEKNAERMVSLLKLVVETLE comes from the coding sequence GTGAAGACTATAGGAATTATAGGTGGCTCAGGACTCGACAACCCAGATATTCTAAAAGATGCCAAAACCATTGAGGCTGATACTCCCTACGGTAAGCCCACATCACCATTAAAAATTGGAATGATTGGGAATAATAGGGTTGTTCTGATTGCGCGACATGGGCTTAGTCATCAGTTTAGTCCTACCGAAGTAAACTACAGGGCTAATCTTTTTGCTTTAAAAGGGCAAAGTGTCGATTGCATAGTTGCCACTACAGCCTGTGGAAGTTTACGAAATGAGATTGAACGTGGCGATTTTGTGCTTCTCGACCAGTTCATCGATTTTACCAAGAGAAGGGTGAGCACCTTTCACGAATCGTTTGCTAATGGTGCGGTACATACTCCTATGGCAGACCCTTTTGATGCTGAGCTACGAAGTCATATTTTAGAATGTGCCAAAAGGATTGGGGTGAAGTGTCACCCAAAGGGAACTGTAGTAACCATTGAGGGACCTCGTTTTTCCACACGTGCCGAATCGTTGATGTTCCAATCGTGGGGTGCCGATGTAATTAACATGTCGGTTGCCACCGAGGCAGCGCTTGCTAATGAATTGAGCGTGCCTTATGCTGCCATTGCCATGAGCACCGATTACGATTGCTGGAAAACCGATGAACCACCCGTAAGCTGGAACGAGATACTTAACATTTTTGAAAAGAATGCAGAACGGATGGTTTCGCTATTAAAACTAGTGGTTGAAACTTTAGAATAG
- the mtnA gene encoding S-methyl-5-thioribose-1-phosphate isomerase, translating to MLVANKDYRTIWVNDTHLPDVQIIDQRHLPHRFVVETLSTYKQMATAIKEMHLRGAGLIGVAGAFGVYLAYRDAMYRNNSVEFIQSAISEILNTRPTAVNLKWAIEIVTSRVENIEAIDEKVTKALEVAKELANLDAESCRMIGVNGLPIIEEISRKKNGETVNILTHCNAGWLAFTDYGSALSPIYHAHRKGIKVHVWVDETRPRNQGAALTTWELLNEGVPHTLIVDNVGGHLMQNGMVDLVITGADRIASNGDTANKIGTYLKALAAHDNGIPFYVAAPTSTFDFALETGLGKIPIEMRTGDEVKYINGLLNDKVVDVLICPTQTQVANYGFDVTPSRLIKAFITEKGIIAPNTDEITKLNC from the coding sequence ATGCTTGTAGCCAACAAAGACTATAGGACTATATGGGTTAACGACACACATCTGCCCGATGTTCAAATTATTGATCAGCGGCATCTCCCTCATAGGTTTGTAGTTGAAACCCTTTCGACGTACAAACAAATGGCAACGGCCATTAAAGAAATGCATCTTCGCGGAGCAGGGTTAATTGGCGTCGCTGGGGCATTTGGGGTTTACCTTGCATATCGAGATGCTATGTATAGGAATAATTCGGTGGAGTTTATACAAAGCGCCATTTCTGAAATTCTTAACACGCGGCCAACTGCAGTAAATCTTAAATGGGCCATTGAGATTGTAACCTCAAGAGTTGAAAATATTGAAGCGATAGACGAGAAAGTAACCAAAGCCCTTGAGGTAGCCAAAGAGCTAGCCAACCTTGATGCTGAAAGCTGTAGGATGATTGGCGTTAACGGCTTACCCATAATAGAAGAGATTAGCCGTAAAAAGAATGGCGAAACTGTAAATATTCTTACCCACTGCAATGCAGGATGGTTAGCATTTACCGACTATGGCTCTGCACTTTCGCCAATTTACCATGCACATCGAAAAGGTATTAAGGTGCACGTATGGGTCGATGAGACCCGCCCACGCAACCAAGGGGCTGCACTTACAACCTGGGAATTACTCAACGAAGGAGTTCCCCACACGCTTATTGTCGATAACGTTGGAGGTCACCTCATGCAAAACGGCATGGTCGATCTAGTAATTACAGGTGCCGATAGGATTGCATCAAATGGAGATACTGCAAACAAGATAGGTACTTACCTGAAAGCTCTAGCAGCACATGATAATGGTATCCCTTTTTACGTAGCTGCACCAACATCAACCTTTGACTTTGCGCTAGAAACAGGCTTGGGCAAAATTCCTATCGAAATGCGAACGGGCGACGAAGTTAAGTATATCAACGGCCTTCTTAACGACAAAGTGGTTGACGTATTAATTTGCCCTACTCAAACCCAGGTGGCAAATTATGGTTTCGACGTTACACCATCGCGCTTAATTAAAGCATTTATAACAGAAAAAGGTATAATTGCTCCAAACACTGATGAAATAACAAAACTAAACTGCTAA
- a CDS encoding class II aldolase/adducin family protein encodes MKDGIIKFNCNWTKTDPIESPYIDELIHWHKVLFQKGFVGVDKKGVGFGNLSCRTTNNEFVITGSGTGGIAEIGQQHFALVTSFNIHRNTVDSTGPIIASSESMTHAVLYLCDPKIGAVIHVHNLPMWRALLRKVPKTDKSAEYGTPEMAKEVIKLYSQTDLKDRGILVMAGHEEGIITFGPDIASAAKLLLHWAEQIG; translated from the coding sequence ATGAAGGACGGAATAATAAAATTTAATTGCAATTGGACTAAAACCGATCCAATTGAATCGCCTTATATCGACGAACTAATCCACTGGCACAAGGTTTTATTTCAGAAGGGATTTGTGGGTGTAGACAAAAAGGGTGTTGGTTTTGGAAATCTAAGCTGTAGAACAACAAACAACGAGTTTGTTATAACTGGAAGCGGCACAGGCGGAATTGCTGAGATAGGACAGCAGCATTTCGCTCTAGTTACATCATTTAATATACACCGCAATACAGTTGACTCCACGGGGCCAATAATAGCATCGTCGGAATCAATGACGCATGCAGTTCTTTACCTTTGCGATCCCAAGATAGGAGCTGTAATTCATGTCCACAATCTACCCATGTGGAGAGCCTTGCTTCGCAAGGTTCCCAAAACAGACAAATCAGCAGAATACGGAACTCCCGAAATGGCGAAGGAAGTTATAAAACTATATAGCCAAACCGACCTGAAAGATAGAGGAATACTAGTAATGGCTGGACATGAAGAAGGGATTATAACTTTTGGCCCTGATATAGCAAGTGCTGCGAAGCTGCTCCTACATTGGGCAGAACAGATTGGTTAA
- a CDS encoding GSCFA domain-containing protein yields the protein MKSSKISFRTEVNTSSFPFRLGYNTPTMFCGSCFTENIGGIMQSLKMPVMVNPNGVVYNPLSVAKVIRNILSGKEYSSADLSYRNGIWFSYDHYTRFSSESKEECLSRINESNRKAYEFVREAKFFAITFGTARVYKLVNSGEVVANCHKVPAKEFTHTLLTVDEIVAEWCGIVDEVLSVKPDAKFIFTVSPIRHWKDGAVGNQLSKSTLILAIHKLIDNFPKNVFYFPAYEIMMDDLRDYRFYDTDMLHPSTTAVEYIWQKFSAALIEPEAMRIAESVHNIQQALGHRPVNPQSESFKRFVEKTLLKIAKIENEYPFLNFEKEKRTISDYLK from the coding sequence ATGAAAAGCTCTAAAATTAGCTTTAGAACCGAGGTTAATACTAGCTCTTTCCCTTTCCGATTAGGCTACAATACACCGACTATGTTTTGCGGTTCTTGTTTTACCGAGAACATAGGCGGCATTATGCAAAGCCTTAAAATGCCTGTAATGGTTAACCCCAATGGGGTGGTTTATAATCCATTATCGGTAGCAAAAGTTATAAGAAATATTCTTAGTGGTAAAGAATACTCCAGTGCTGATCTTTCTTATAGAAATGGCATTTGGTTTAGCTACGATCATTATACACGCTTTTCATCGGAAAGCAAGGAGGAGTGCCTCTCAAGAATTAATGAATCGAACCGAAAAGCTTACGAATTTGTTAGGGAAGCGAAATTCTTTGCCATAACCTTTGGAACTGCAAGGGTTTATAAGCTCGTTAATAGTGGTGAGGTTGTGGCAAATTGCCACAAGGTGCCAGCAAAAGAGTTTACTCACACTCTCCTGACTGTTGATGAGATAGTTGCTGAATGGTGTGGTATTGTTGATGAGGTATTATCGGTTAAACCCGATGCTAAATTCATATTTACCGTTAGTCCAATTCGGCACTGGAAGGATGGTGCTGTAGGAAACCAGCTAAGCAAATCTACTCTAATACTTGCCATTCATAAGTTAATTGATAATTTTCCAAAGAATGTTTTTTATTTCCCTGCTTATGAAATTATGATGGATGACCTACGGGATTACCGTTTTTATGATACCGATATGTTACATCCCTCTACTACTGCCGTAGAGTACATTTGGCAAAAGTTTTCAGCTGCACTGATTGAACCTGAGGCGATGAGGATTGCTGAGAGTGTTCATAATATTCAGCAAGCTTTAGGTCATCGTCCTGTTAATCCTCAGTCCGAATCTTTTAAAAGGTTTGTAGAAAAGACACTATTGAAGATTGCTAAAATTGAAAATGAGTATCCCTTTTTAAATTTCGAAAAAGAAAAAAGAACTATTAGCGATTATTTAAAATGA